A window from Eubalaena glacialis isolate mEubGla1 chromosome 1, mEubGla1.1.hap2.+ XY, whole genome shotgun sequence encodes these proteins:
- the LOC133096923 gene encoding adipogenesis regulatory factor has protein sequence MASKGLQDLKQQVEGAAQEAVTAAGAATQQVVDQTTETGQKAMDQVAKSTQETIDKTANQASEAFSGFGKKLGLLK, from the coding sequence ATGGCCAGCAAAGGCTTGCAGGACCTGAAGCAGCAAGTGGAGGGGGCGGCCCAGGAAGCAGTGACGGCGGCTGGAGCAGCAACTCAGCAAGTGGTGGATCAGACCACAGAAACAGGGCAGAAAGCCATGGACCAGGTTGCCAAGTCTACCCAGGAAACCATCGACAAGACTGCTAACCAGGCCTCTGAGGCTTTCTCGGGTTTTGGGAAAAAACTCGGCCTCCTGAAATGA